One genomic window of Bartonella sp. HY038 includes the following:
- the cysS gene encoding cysteine--tRNA ligase — protein MAVLKFYNSLTRQKDDFHPINKNNVRLYVCGPTVYDYAHIGNARPVIVFDVLYRLLRHIYGQDHVLFARNITDVDDKINARAVRDYPDLPLNDAIRKLTEETNNQFQADVTALGCLPPDEQPRATDHLGEMRAMIERLIETGHAYVAEDHVLFSVASMGTTPRYGALSRRSLDDMIAGARVDVAAYKRDEMDFVLWKPSLNGEPGWPSPAGIAVNGRPGWHIECSAMSMAKLLQPFGGGLQCDDPMANIFDIHAGGIDLIFPHHENEIAQSCSAFGNERMANYWLHNGFLQVEGQKMSKSLGNFITIREVLNEDLPQFTGEVSEELRSIWAGLSARFSMLQTHYREPINWTKQRLTEGADELYRWYELLRDIKFDGSIDTSADNEMVEALSDDLNTWNAITTLRRFYKERDAQALGEGMALLGLLRQDLIDNKQNPLFYRKAELSDDEIHQLIALRLEAIAAKDWAKGDEIRDNLAKQNILLKDGKNPETGERVTSWEVKK, from the coding sequence ATGGCAGTGTTGAAGTTTTATAATTCCCTCACACGACAAAAAGATGATTTTCATCCAATTAATAAAAACAATGTGCGCCTTTATGTTTGTGGACCAACAGTTTATGATTATGCCCATATAGGCAATGCGCGCCCTGTCATTGTTTTTGATGTGTTATATCGTCTATTGCGCCATATTTATGGCCAAGACCATGTGCTTTTTGCCCGTAACATTACCGATGTGGACGATAAGATTAATGCGCGTGCCGTACGCGATTATCCAGATCTGCCACTTAATGATGCAATTAGAAAACTCACCGAGGAAACGAATAACCAGTTTCAAGCAGATGTGACAGCATTGGGCTGCTTACCGCCTGATGAACAGCCACGCGCCACCGACCACCTTGGCGAAATGCGCGCCATGATTGAACGCCTTATAGAAACTGGTCACGCCTATGTAGCAGAAGACCATGTGTTGTTTTCCGTTGCCAGCATGGGCACTACCCCACGCTATGGCGCATTATCGCGCCGCTCGCTTGATGATATGATTGCTGGCGCGCGCGTTGATGTTGCGGCCTATAAACGTGACGAAATGGATTTTGTTTTATGGAAGCCATCGCTTAATGGCGAACCTGGCTGGCCCTCACCTGCTGGAATAGCCGTTAATGGTCGCCCTGGCTGGCATATTGAATGCTCGGCAATGTCGATGGCAAAATTATTGCAGCCTTTTGGTGGTGGTCTACAATGCGATGATCCAATGGCCAATATTTTTGATATTCATGCCGGCGGCATTGACCTTATTTTTCCCCACCATGAAAATGAAATAGCTCAAAGCTGCTCGGCTTTTGGCAATGAACGCATGGCAAATTATTGGTTGCATAATGGCTTTTTACAAGTTGAAGGTCAAAAAATGTCTAAAAGCCTTGGCAATTTCATCACTATTCGAGAAGTCTTAAATGAAGATTTACCGCAATTTACTGGTGAGGTGAGCGAGGAATTGCGCAGCATTTGGGCAGGGCTCTCGGCACGTTTTTCCATGTTGCAAACCCATTACCGCGAACCAATAAATTGGACAAAACAACGCTTAACCGAAGGTGCAGATGAACTTTATCGCTGGTATGAGCTATTACGTGACATTAAGTTTGATGGCAGCATCGATACAAGCGCCGATAATGAGATGGTAGAGGCATTATCCGACGATCTTAATACATGGAATGCAATAACCACCTTAAGGCGTTTTTACAAAGAACGCGATGCACAAGCATTGGGCGAAGGTATGGCTTTGCTTGGTCTTCTCCGCCAAGATTTGATTGACAATAAACAAAACCCGCTATTTTACCGCAAAGCGGAACTATCAGACGATGAAATTCATCAACTAATTGCTTTAAGACTTGAAGCTATAGCCGCTAAAGACTGGGCAAAGGGTGATGAAATTAGAGATAATCTTGCCAAGCAAAATATCTTGTTAAAGGATGGAAAAAATCCTGAAACCGGAGAACGTGTAACCAGCTGGGAAGTAAAAAAATAA
- a CDS encoding zinc ABC transporter substrate-binding protein: MTNLVKSFRKLLAASVFVSVSVFSASAFAEVPKVTASIKPIHSWVATVMEGVGTPELIVKGTGSEHGYSLRPSDADNLAKADIVFWAGPSMETFLIKPLDNLAEKADKVALSEIPGIKLIDMREGGMFEAHSHDHDHDHEHEHGEADHDHDKAEKADAHDHDHAHEHANEHESAEADHDHDHHKDLHFWLDPENAKVAVKDIAEVLAKKDPEHADRYRQNATAYVAKLDTLIKQVNSELAPVRGKPFIVFHDGYHYFEKRFGIPAAGSITVNPEQAPGAQRISEIKEKVKDLKSACIFSEPQFEPRVVKTIQEGTGVKTGELDPLGYDIPEGPMQYELMIEKIAHSLKHCLSE, translated from the coding sequence ATGACAAATTTGGTTAAAAGCTTTCGCAAGTTGCTTGCCGCTTCTGTTTTTGTTTCAGTTTCTGTTTTTTCAGCAAGTGCCTTTGCTGAAGTTCCTAAAGTTACCGCTTCAATTAAGCCGATCCATTCTTGGGTTGCAACGGTTATGGAAGGTGTTGGCACGCCTGAATTGATTGTGAAAGGGACAGGATCAGAGCATGGCTATTCTTTGCGCCCAAGTGACGCCGATAATCTGGCCAAAGCTGATATTGTCTTTTGGGCCGGCCCAAGCATGGAAACATTTTTAATAAAGCCGCTTGATAACCTTGCGGAAAAAGCAGACAAGGTTGCTCTTTCTGAAATCCCGGGCATAAAGCTTATTGATATGCGTGAAGGAGGTATGTTCGAAGCCCATAGTCATGACCACGACCATGATCATGAGCACGAACATGGGGAGGCTGACCACGACCATGATAAGGCAGAAAAGGCCGATGCGCATGACCACGATCATGCTCATGAGCATGCCAATGAGCATGAAAGCGCAGAAGCTGATCACGACCATGATCATCATAAGGATTTGCATTTCTGGCTAGATCCTGAAAACGCCAAAGTGGCCGTTAAAGATATTGCTGAAGTTTTGGCAAAAAAAGACCCAGAACATGCCGATCGTTATCGGCAAAATGCAACCGCCTATGTGGCAAAGCTTGATACATTGATTAAGCAAGTAAATAGTGAGCTTGCACCGGTACGTGGTAAACCATTTATTGTTTTCCATGACGGATATCATTATTTTGAAAAACGCTTTGGTATTCCAGCTGCGGGTTCTATTACAGTAAATCCTGAGCAAGCACCTGGTGCACAGCGTATTTCCGAAATTAAGGAAAAAGTAAAAGACTTAAAGTCTGCGTGTATTTTTTCAGAACCACAATTTGAGCCGCGTGTTGTTAAAACTATTCAAGAAGGCACAGGCGTCAAAACAGGTGAGCTTGATCCACTTGGTTACGATATTCCAGAAGGACCAATGCAATACGAGCTTATGATTGAAAAAATTGCTCATTCATTGAAACATTGTCTTTCCGAATAA
- a CDS encoding glucose 1-dehydrogenase, whose protein sequence is MKIPPQSQDHMPGVESKLIPPAQHIRDSYKGSSKLAGKKALITGGDSGIGRAAALHFAREGADVAIIYLPEEADDGQDAKKLIEAEGVRALAIEADLRKVENCNNVVKTVIEQFGGLDIVVNNAGIQKVAKDLGEISDDDWHWHFDINVHAMFYLTRAALPHLHKGASIINTTSVNAFAGNDMLVAYSTTKAAQAGFTRALALQLADKGIRVNEVAPGPVWTPIQPAGFGPIDPQIVADMGKSVPLARIGQPSEVGPAYVYLASEDSSFITGQTIHVNGGMIING, encoded by the coding sequence ATGAAAATTCCTCCACAATCTCAAGATCACATGCCTGGTGTAGAATCTAAACTTATTCCACCAGCTCAACATATACGCGATAGCTATAAAGGTTCAAGCAAATTAGCTGGTAAAAAGGCACTTATTACGGGTGGAGATAGTGGTATTGGTAGGGCCGCGGCATTGCATTTTGCTCGTGAAGGTGCTGACGTTGCCATTATTTACCTTCCAGAAGAAGCTGACGATGGCCAAGACGCAAAGAAACTCATTGAGGCAGAGGGTGTGCGAGCTTTAGCGATTGAAGCGGATTTACGAAAAGTGGAAAATTGTAATAATGTCGTTAAAACTGTTATTGAGCAATTTGGTGGATTAGATATTGTCGTAAATAATGCAGGTATTCAAAAGGTTGCTAAAGACCTTGGTGAAATTTCTGATGATGATTGGCATTGGCATTTTGATATTAATGTGCATGCAATGTTTTATTTAACTAGGGCGGCGTTACCTCATCTACATAAAGGTGCATCGATTATTAACACAACTTCGGTCAATGCTTTTGCTGGAAATGATATGCTCGTTGCCTATTCAACTACTAAAGCAGCGCAAGCAGGTTTTACGCGTGCTTTGGCATTACAACTAGCAGATAAAGGTATAAGGGTGAATGAAGTTGCGCCCGGTCCGGTATGGACGCCAATTCAGCCTGCTGGATTTGGACCTATCGATCCTCAGATTGTGGCCGATATGGGAAAAAGTGTTCCTTTGGCGCGCATTGGTCAGCCAAGTGAGGTAGGCCCGGCCTATGTTTATCTTGCTAGTGAAGATTCATCATTTATCACTGGGCAAACCATTCATGTTAACGGTGGCATGATTATCAATGGTTGA
- a CDS encoding AGE family epimerase/isomerase produces MVDTLASVSPSEQTWLHSQRHHRWLEQQGQRLLDFSKESRVKNGFTALNDQGNLPDNAVAQTIITARMTHAYALGSILGLPGCAPLVKHGIKALLGPLHDDKHGGWKQAEDQPQARKIAYLHAFVGLAASSAVVAKTEGAELLLKQAVDILEEYFWSENEGAMRESFAADWSNEENYRGANSNMHSVEMCMALADVLNSSIWRQRALRIAHRIIHTNAREHNYRVPEHFDKNWLLMRDFNKDKPYDDMRPFGMTPGHFLEWSHLLLKLEAALLLNGEEAPTWLFEDASKLFDAGVNTGWAANGKPGIVYTIDWQDNPNVSNRAHWVQAEAITAAAALLKRTGNIKYEVWYRRFWDFLDLHMIDRRGGSWHNEVDGDNNPSSKIYVGKPDLYHAYQSTLTPILPLAPSLATMLAQRMQINQ; encoded by the coding sequence ATGGTTGACACATTAGCATCTGTTTCGCCATCAGAACAAACATGGTTACATAGCCAGCGACATCATCGCTGGCTAGAGCAGCAAGGACAAAGGCTGTTAGACTTTTCAAAAGAGTCTCGCGTTAAAAACGGTTTTACCGCTCTTAATGATCAAGGTAATCTTCCTGACAACGCGGTTGCTCAAACAATCATAACCGCCCGTATGACCCACGCATACGCTTTGGGTTCTATATTAGGTTTACCCGGTTGCGCGCCGCTTGTAAAACATGGTATTAAGGCTCTTCTTGGGCCATTGCATGATGATAAGCATGGTGGTTGGAAACAGGCAGAAGATCAACCACAAGCAAGAAAAATTGCCTACCTTCATGCTTTCGTTGGCTTGGCTGCGTCATCAGCAGTTGTAGCGAAAACCGAAGGGGCTGAACTTCTTCTTAAGCAAGCTGTTGATATCCTTGAAGAATATTTTTGGTCGGAAAATGAAGGAGCCATGCGCGAAAGTTTTGCGGCAGATTGGTCTAATGAGGAAAACTATCGCGGTGCAAACAGTAATATGCATTCTGTAGAAATGTGTATGGCGCTTGCTGACGTGTTAAATTCTTCTATTTGGCGGCAAAGAGCTTTGCGGATTGCCCATCGTATTATCCATACCAATGCGCGTGAACATAATTATCGAGTTCCGGAGCATTTTGATAAAAATTGGCTGTTAATGCGGGATTTCAATAAGGATAAACCTTATGATGATATGCGGCCATTTGGCATGACACCAGGTCATTTTTTAGAATGGAGCCACTTACTGCTAAAGCTTGAAGCGGCTTTACTTCTAAATGGTGAAGAAGCGCCAACATGGTTATTTGAAGATGCAAGCAAATTATTCGACGCAGGTGTTAATACTGGATGGGCGGCAAACGGCAAGCCGGGTATTGTTTATACAATTGATTGGCAGGATAATCCTAATGTAAGTAATCGTGCTCATTGGGTGCAAGCCGAGGCTATTACTGCCGCCGCTGCGCTTTTAAAACGTACTGGCAATATTAAATACGAAGTTTGGTATCGGCGATTTTGGGATTTTCTCGATTTACACATGATTGATCGGCGAGGTGGTAGCTGGCATAATGAAGTTGATGGCGACAACAATCCCTCAAGTAAAATTTATGTAGGAAAGCCAGACCTTTATCATGCTTATCAATCAACCTTAACGCCGATATTGCCTCTAGCTCCCTCGCTTGCAACAATGCTTGCTCAACGTATGCAAATAAATCAATAA
- a CDS encoding organic hydroperoxide resistance protein yields the protein MLEKVIYTTSATAKGGREGHVTSQDGAINLDLIKPKEMGGNGKVGANPETLFAAGYAACFESATRFAAAQKGMKIGEDSWVKADVGIGPRKEGGFQLVVTLNVHLDGLDKQQAEMAALTAHNEICPYSHATRGNVEVQIKIV from the coding sequence ATGTTAGAAAAAGTTATTTATACAACAAGTGCAACAGCTAAAGGTGGCCGTGAAGGTCATGTTACATCGCAAGACGGTGCCATCAACCTAGACTTGATCAAACCAAAAGAAATGGGCGGCAATGGCAAAGTCGGCGCAAATCCTGAAACTCTTTTTGCAGCTGGCTATGCAGCCTGCTTTGAATCAGCAACGCGCTTTGCGGCTGCCCAAAAGGGTATGAAAATTGGTGAAGATAGCTGGGTTAAGGCCGATGTTGGTATTGGCCCTCGTAAAGAAGGTGGCTTCCAATTAGTTGTAACGCTTAACGTTCATCTTGATGGCCTTGATAAGCAACAAGCTGAAATGGCAGCGCTTACTGCCCATAATGAAATTTGCCCCTATTCCCATGCCACACGTGGCAATGTGGAAGTACAAATCAAGATTGTTTAA
- the pepN gene encoding aminopeptidase N: MNTVKRPVFRLKDYKPTPYEIKTTHMDFILEAENTVVTTRLSLERRQGTKKGAPLILIGDELELVRVAIDNIELEPKAFTITPSQLKIDNPPCDPFTLEIVTKINPKANRQLMGLYQSNGVFCTQCEAEGFRRITYFYDRPDVLSVYTVRIEANKKQSPILLSNGNCVETGNIGKDRHFATWHDPFPKPSYLFALVAGNLEVTRDNFKTMSGKIVDLGIYVEKGKTERALYAMDSLKRSLAWDEKAFGREYDLDIFNIVAVSDFNMGAMENKGLNIFNDRYILAAAETETDADFANVERVVAHEYFHNWTGDRITCRDWFQLCLKEGLTVYRDQEFSSSQRSRPVQRIDQVRLLKIAQFPEDAGPLAHPVRPTQYSEINNFYTTTIYEKGAEVVRMVHTLLGDELFRKGMDLYFDRHDGEACTIEDFIACFAKVSKQDFSQFMLWYEQAGTPHVKAKFDYNEKHETLTIKLEQKIYPTPGQKKKKPMVIPIRFALLDEEGNEINVKTNSNSEANLLVLNEAKQSFHFKGIKHRPVVSLLRDFSAPVILKTDLSKKERFFLAAFDQDPVNRWQALNDLLMDELVHAHKHEGKLRHKQCVKLAKLVDNVANDERLEPAFRAIALTLPSEAEIARIVAKDINPDYIHAARQILVEIVAKENQASFNTLYKAINPAKPFTPDAINAGKRALANTLLYYIAIAENSPKRVGGLYDQADNMTDRLAALNILVQNFAQSKEAQSALSDFEKRFDKDVLTIDKWFGVQARSARLETLEKVQELTKHKHFSFDNPNRVRALIGAFAGGNPVAFNRKDGASYDYLAKIIIDIDGKNPQLASRLLTTLRSWRSLEQNRRNKLENALKHIAKTNNLSNDVSDIIARLLGDDKDKKKHKNK; encoded by the coding sequence ATGAACACGGTAAAGCGTCCAGTTTTTCGCTTAAAAGACTATAAGCCAACACCATATGAAATAAAAACAACGCATATGGACTTCATTCTTGAAGCTGAAAATACAGTTGTGACCACAAGATTGTCGCTAGAAAGACGGCAAGGCACTAAAAAAGGCGCACCACTTATTCTTATTGGTGATGAATTGGAGCTGGTACGTGTTGCCATTGATAATATTGAACTAGAGCCAAAAGCATTTACCATAACCCCCAGCCAATTAAAAATTGACAATCCTCCTTGTGATCCTTTTACCTTAGAAATTGTAACGAAAATCAATCCCAAGGCTAACCGCCAATTAATGGGTCTTTACCAATCTAATGGTGTTTTTTGCACCCAATGTGAAGCGGAAGGCTTTCGCAGGATCACATATTTCTATGATCGTCCCGATGTTCTTTCCGTTTATACTGTTCGGATTGAAGCAAACAAAAAACAATCCCCCATTTTATTATCCAATGGTAATTGCGTTGAAACTGGAAATATAGGTAAAGATCGGCACTTTGCAACATGGCATGACCCCTTTCCCAAACCATCCTATTTATTTGCTTTGGTTGCTGGCAATCTTGAAGTAACCCGCGATAACTTCAAGACAATGAGCGGTAAAATTGTGGATCTTGGCATTTATGTCGAGAAAGGTAAGACTGAGCGCGCGCTTTATGCAATGGATTCGCTTAAACGATCTCTTGCGTGGGACGAAAAAGCTTTTGGTCGCGAATATGACCTTGATATATTTAATATTGTCGCCGTATCTGATTTTAATATGGGTGCAATGGAAAATAAGGGACTGAATATATTTAATGATCGATATATTCTTGCCGCAGCCGAAACCGAAACCGATGCCGACTTTGCCAATGTTGAACGTGTAGTTGCCCATGAATATTTCCACAATTGGACGGGCGACCGTATCACTTGCCGTGACTGGTTCCAATTATGCTTAAAAGAAGGGCTTACGGTTTATCGAGATCAAGAGTTCTCATCAAGCCAACGCTCGCGTCCCGTGCAACGTATAGACCAAGTTCGTCTATTGAAAATCGCGCAATTTCCAGAAGATGCTGGTCCCCTTGCCCACCCCGTGCGACCTACGCAATATAGCGAAATTAATAATTTTTATACAACCACTATCTATGAAAAAGGTGCCGAAGTTGTCCGCATGGTTCACACCTTGCTCGGTGATGAATTATTTAGAAAAGGTATGGATCTATATTTTGACCGCCATGATGGCGAGGCTTGTACGATTGAAGACTTCATTGCATGCTTTGCGAAGGTTTCAAAACAAGATTTTTCTCAATTTATGCTTTGGTATGAACAAGCAGGCACACCACATGTAAAAGCCAAATTTGACTATAACGAAAAGCATGAAACCCTTACCATTAAGCTAGAGCAAAAAATCTACCCAACACCAGGGCAGAAGAAAAAGAAGCCAATGGTCATACCTATTCGCTTTGCTCTTTTAGATGAAGAGGGTAACGAAATTAATGTGAAAACAAATAGCAATAGCGAAGCTAATCTTTTAGTGCTTAACGAGGCCAAGCAAAGCTTCCACTTCAAAGGGATAAAGCATCGGCCTGTGGTGTCACTATTACGTGATTTTTCTGCCCCAGTCATCCTTAAAACAGATTTAAGCAAAAAGGAGCGTTTTTTCCTTGCTGCATTTGATCAGGATCCAGTTAACCGGTGGCAGGCACTCAATGATCTTTTGATGGATGAATTGGTACACGCCCATAAGCATGAGGGAAAACTGCGCCATAAGCAATGCGTAAAACTTGCCAAGCTCGTCGATAATGTTGCCAATGATGAGCGTTTAGAACCAGCTTTTCGCGCGATTGCTTTGACCTTGCCTAGCGAAGCAGAAATTGCAAGGATTGTCGCAAAAGATATCAATCCCGATTATATTCATGCTGCAAGACAAATATTGGTTGAAATTGTTGCTAAAGAAAACCAAGCAAGCTTTAACACACTTTATAAAGCAATAAACCCTGCAAAGCCATTCACCCCCGATGCGATCAATGCAGGCAAGCGCGCTTTGGCAAACACTTTACTTTATTATATTGCCATAGCTGAAAATTCGCCTAAAAGGGTCGGCGGCTTATATGACCAAGCAGATAATATGACCGATCGCCTTGCTGCCCTTAATATTTTGGTGCAAAATTTTGCCCAATCTAAAGAAGCACAATCAGCGCTTAGCGACTTTGAAAAACGCTTTGACAAAGATGTTTTAACAATTGACAAATGGTTTGGTGTGCAAGCTCGTAGTGCAAGATTGGAAACCCTTGAAAAAGTGCAAGAGCTTACCAAACACAAGCACTTTTCCTTTGACAATCCAAACCGTGTGCGTGCATTGATTGGGGCATTTGCGGGCGGCAACCCTGTTGCATTTAACCGTAAAGATGGCGCTAGCTATGATTATCTTGCAAAGATTATCATTGATATTGATGGTAAGAATCCGCAACTTGCATCCCGTCTGTTAACAACTTTACGCTCTTGGCGATCATTAGAGCAAAACCGCCGCAATAAGCTTGAAAATGCTCTAAAGCATATTGCCAAGACAAATAATTTGTCCAATGATGTTAGTGATATCATTGCAAGGTTACTTGGTGATGATAAGGATAAAAAGAAACATAAAAATAAGTGA
- a CDS encoding DMT family transporter, which produces MGSLDKMPVISGNVMVGIWMKVTAVALFVGMSTLLKAAVGIPAGELSFFRSFFGLLPVFIWLFMRGELRKAFYTSNIVGHIWRGLFGILAMMCNFYALTLLPLPESIAISYGAPLILVILSVIFLKEKVRLYRWSAVFAGLFGVLIVIWPRMTIFSAQELDTSIAYGAIAALASAVLTAIALLLVRRLVFTERTTTIVLYFMISASLFSLLSWPIGYFLNHIGIKTALLDVWVWPDWHIACLLIGAGLFGGVAQIFMTEAYRHAEPSTVAPFEYVSLVLGLIIGYVVFGDVPTTQMLIGSLIVVGSGIFIIYRESRLNLLKPQERAANSK; this is translated from the coding sequence ATGGGTTCTTTAGATAAAATGCCTGTTATTTCAGGAAATGTAATGGTTGGAATCTGGATGAAGGTTACGGCTGTTGCGCTCTTTGTCGGTATGTCGACTTTACTCAAAGCAGCTGTTGGAATTCCAGCTGGTGAGCTTAGCTTTTTTCGTTCATTTTTTGGATTGCTACCAGTTTTTATCTGGCTATTTATGCGTGGTGAGTTGCGTAAAGCTTTTTATACAAGCAATATTGTCGGGCATATTTGGCGTGGATTGTTTGGCATTTTGGCTATGATGTGTAATTTTTATGCTTTAACCTTATTGCCTTTACCTGAATCTATTGCAATTAGTTATGGTGCGCCGCTCATTTTAGTAATTTTAAGCGTTATTTTTTTAAAGGAAAAAGTACGTTTATATCGTTGGAGTGCAGTTTTTGCTGGGCTTTTCGGTGTGTTGATAGTTATTTGGCCCCGCATGACGATATTTTCTGCGCAGGAATTAGATACGTCGATTGCTTATGGCGCTATAGCTGCCCTTGCTAGCGCCGTGCTTACAGCTATTGCACTTTTATTGGTGCGGCGCTTAGTTTTTACCGAACGTACAACAACAATTGTGCTCTATTTCATGATTTCTGCAAGCTTATTTTCTTTACTATCTTGGCCGATTGGCTATTTCTTAAATCATATAGGCATAAAAACTGCATTGCTTGATGTCTGGGTTTGGCCAGATTGGCATATAGCCTGTTTATTAATCGGTGCAGGTCTTTTCGGCGGTGTAGCGCAAATATTTATGACAGAAGCATATCGCCATGCTGAACCATCAACTGTTGCACCCTTTGAATATGTCTCTTTGGTGCTCGGGCTTATTATTGGTTATGTGGTTTTTGGTGATGTGCCAACAACGCAAATGCTCATTGGAAGTTTGATTGTCGTTGGCTCTGGAATATTTATTATTTATCGTGAAAGCCGCTTGAATTTATTAAAGCCACAAGAGCGTGCAGCAAATTCCAAATAG
- a CDS encoding uracil-DNA glycosylase family protein translates to MSENLIGQKKAFTFEELLRFYQDSGVDIAILDEPINRLQVAPAPSNIQSETKIAVNQEPVSTATKATDSKKAPTRTASAARKTNYVPLDDQIKLAREVAMRANSLEELCQNLTDFEGCPLKITAKNTCFADGTNKSKLMIIGDAPEREEDLQGVPFVGPAGELLNKMLGAIGYNRQDVYIANVIAWRPPGNREPTQHEVELCKPFIYRQIELANPDMILAFGGTTTTWLTGANEGILRMRGNWLKFATAGGKIIDVMPTFHPRYLLKNPLHKKFTWQDLLNVKMKMRELSH, encoded by the coding sequence GTGAGCGAAAACCTTATTGGACAGAAAAAAGCCTTTACATTTGAAGAGCTTTTACGCTTCTATCAGGATTCTGGCGTTGATATAGCAATCTTGGATGAACCTATTAATCGGCTTCAGGTAGCGCCTGCACCTTCAAATATTCAATCTGAAACGAAGATTGCGGTTAATCAAGAACCAGTCTCGACCGCAACAAAGGCGACTGACAGCAAAAAGGCACCAACAAGAACTGCAAGCGCCGCGCGTAAAACCAATTATGTTCCCCTTGATGACCAGATAAAACTTGCACGCGAAGTTGCGATGCGTGCAAATAGTCTTGAGGAACTATGTCAAAATTTAACCGATTTTGAGGGCTGTCCTTTAAAAATTACCGCTAAAAACACCTGCTTTGCTGATGGTACAAACAAGAGCAAGCTAATGATTATCGGCGATGCTCCAGAGCGTGAGGAAGACTTGCAAGGTGTGCCTTTTGTTGGTCCCGCAGGTGAGCTACTCAACAAAATGCTTGGGGCAATAGGGTATAATCGTCAAGATGTTTATATTGCCAATGTTATCGCATGGCGTCCACCGGGCAATCGCGAACCCACACAGCATGAAGTTGAATTATGTAAGCCATTTATTTACCGGCAAATTGAACTGGCAAATCCTGATATGATATTAGCATTTGGCGGCACAACAACAACATGGCTTACCGGTGCCAATGAAGGTATTTTGCGTATGCGCGGTAACTGGCTAAAATTTGCAACCGCAGGCGGAAAAATTATTGATGTCATGCCAACATTCCATCCGCGTTATTTATTGAAAAATCCCCTTCATAAAAAATTTACGTGGCAAGATTTGCTTAATGTGAAAATGAAAATGCGTGAGTTATCCCATTAA
- a CDS encoding nickel/cobalt transporter has translation MRQIKFMPLIAVIYYSMLTNAFARSPLGIGAPEQPVNNSSIFSEIYIYILSWQQVFERTIGGYLIGMKENPHNAIWLIGLSFLYGILHAAGPGHGKAVIASYLVANDASLKRGIFLSFLSSILQALSAIFIILLVFFLIPGSLTQAATFLTTGSFILVMILGMVMIWRKIKPYFHKKSIKTTIFDSAPASDFNQQSSFQSSLSPKSALNNKPRLNYEKGGVDHVFNGAGEICNDCGQAHMISPDIVKEPLQLRPALMAVFSVGLRPCSGAIFVMSFVMLNDLWFIGVLSVLAMSLGTFITVSLLAALAVYAKSLALKISNRQSHFNFFKSALEWCAAIFIFLTGLSLTLTSIIS, from the coding sequence ATGCGACAAATAAAATTTATGCCTTTGATTGCTGTAATATATTATAGCATGCTAACTAACGCCTTTGCTAGATCTCCTCTTGGTATCGGTGCGCCTGAGCAGCCAGTCAATAACTCATCCATTTTTTCAGAAATTTATATTTATATTCTTAGTTGGCAACAGGTCTTTGAACGCACAATTGGCGGATATCTCATTGGTATGAAAGAAAACCCACATAATGCAATTTGGCTTATTGGTCTTTCTTTTCTTTATGGTATTTTGCACGCTGCCGGCCCTGGACATGGTAAAGCAGTGATAGCATCTTATCTTGTTGCCAATGATGCAAGTTTAAAACGCGGTATTTTCCTATCGTTCCTTTCATCAATTTTGCAAGCGTTAAGCGCAATTTTTATTATTTTATTAGTATTTTTTCTAATTCCTGGCAGTCTCACACAAGCAGCTACATTTTTAACAACAGGCAGCTTTATTCTGGTTATGATTTTGGGGATGGTTATGATCTGGCGAAAAATCAAACCCTATTTTCACAAAAAAAGCATTAAAACAACTATATTTGACAGTGCACCAGCCAGTGACTTTAACCAACAAAGCAGCTTTCAATCAAGCCTGTCTCCCAAAAGCGCATTAAACAACAAACCACGCTTAAATTATGAAAAAGGCGGCGTTGACCATGTATTTAATGGCGCAGGTGAAATTTGCAATGATTGCGGCCAAGCCCATATGATTAGCCCTGACATTGTCAAAGAACCATTGCAGTTGCGCCCGGCCCTTATGGCTGTTTTTTCTGTCGGCCTTCGCCCATGTTCCGGTGCTATATTTGTCATGAGCTTTGTCATGCTCAATGATTTATGGTTTATTGGTGTGTTATCGGTTTTGGCTATGTCTCTTGGCACTTTCATAACCGTATCGCTTCTGGCCGCGCTTGCTGTCTATGCAAAATCATTAGCACTCAAGATTTCAAATCGACAAAGCCATTTTAACTTTTTCAAATCTGCATTAGAATGGTGTGCCGCAATTTTCATCTTCCTCACTGGTCTTTCCCTCACTTTGACCTCGATTATAAGTTAA